In Candidatus Woesearchaeota archaeon, the following proteins share a genomic window:
- a CDS encoding restriction endonuclease subunit S, protein MKPTKFKETEIGLIPEDWEVKELKETASYITEKISLVDINLNNFISTENMLPEKGGITVASSLPKVGKVTQFREGDILFSNIRTYFKKFWLAEFSGGCSNDVLVIRKKSSINNKYLYYYLSQDNFFEFTVLTSKGTKMPRGDKNSIMSYEINIPSFPEQIAIAKILSDLDSKIELNQQMNKTLEAIGKAIFKRWFVDFEFPSEEGKPYKSSGGEMVHNEELDKEIPKGWNVGKLGELGKIQPGFAFKSKDFLDDGIGLAKIKNIQPPLMDFNFESYISEELYNKTNNRFYLFSGDVLIAMTGAKIGKIGIIPKTEDKILLNQRVGKVESNNKYLMYLILNTNEIQGLISGGSSASSAQGNISNSDIENFIYLIPNEIFLQKINKMMNYLFVKMIDNLGEIQNLSQIRDSLLPRLMSGKIRVPIEVRA, encoded by the coding sequence ATGAAGCCAACAAAATTTAAAGAAACTGAAATAGGACTAATTCCTGAAGATTGGGAAGTTAAAGAGTTAAAAGAAACTGCTTCATATATTACTGAAAAGATTAGTCTTGTTGACATAAATCTGAATAATTTTATTTCAACCGAAAATATGCTGCCTGAAAAAGGCGGGATTACTGTGGCTTCTTCATTACCCAAAGTTGGGAAGGTAACTCAATTCAGAGAAGGAGATATTTTATTCTCAAATATTAGGACATATTTTAAGAAATTTTGGTTGGCAGAATTTTCCGGTGGTTGCTCTAATGATGTATTGGTTATAAGGAAAAAATCAAGCATAAACAACAAATATCTTTACTACTATTTATCTCAAGATAACTTTTTTGAATTTACTGTTTTGACTTCTAAGGGAACCAAAATGCCACGTGGAGATAAAAATTCGATTATGAGCTATGAAATCAATATCCCCTCTTTTCCTGAACAAATTGCCATCGCTAAAATCCTCTCAGACTTAGATTCAAAAATTGAACTCAACCAGCAAATGAACAAAACTTTGGAAGCAATAGGAAAGGCAATTTTCAAAAGATGGTTTGTTGATTTTGAATTTCCAAGCGAGGAAGGCAAACCATACAAAAGCTCTGGTGGAGAGATGGTTCATAATGAAGAATTGGATAAAGAGATTCCGAAAGGTTGGAATGTCGGTAAATTAGGAGAATTAGGAAAAATCCAGCCGGGTTTTGCTTTTAAGAGTAAGGATTTTTTAGATGATGGAATTGGTTTAGCAAAGATTAAGAATATTCAACCCCCCCTTATGGATTTTAATTTTGAAAGTTATATTTCAGAAGAATTATACAATAAAACAAATAATAGATTTTATCTTTTTTCCGGAGATGTTTTAATTGCAATGACGGGAGCAAAGATTGGGAAAATAGGGATAATTCCTAAAACGGAAGATAAAATTTTATTGAATCAACGAGTAGGAAAAGTTGAATCTAATAATAAATATCTTATGTATCTTATACTAAATACTAATGAAATCCAGGGATTAATAAGTGGTGGCTCTTCTGCGAGTAGTGCTCAAGGCAACATAAGCAATTCAGATATTGAAAATTTTATCTACCTCATTCCTAATGAAATATTTTTGCAAAAGATAAACAAGATGATGAATTATCTTTTTGTTAAAATGATTGATAATTTAGGGGAAATTCAGAATTTATCACAAATCCGAGACTCTCTTCTCCCAAGACTAATGTCTGGAAAGATAAGAGTTCCAATTGAGGTTAGAGCATGA